In Mastacembelus armatus chromosome 5, fMasArm1.2, whole genome shotgun sequence, a single genomic region encodes these proteins:
- the camkva gene encoding caM kinase-like vesicle-associated protein: MPFGCLTLGEKKDYNSLSEVTDKYDLGQIVKSEEFCEIFRAKDRNTLKMYTCKKFHKKDGRKVRKAAKNEIMILKMVKHHNILQLVDAFETKKEYFLFLELATGREVFDWILDQGYYSERDTSNVMRQVLEAVAYLHSLKIVHRNLKLENLVYFNRLKHSKIVISDFQLAKLENGLIKDPCGTPEYLAPEVVGRLRYGRPVDCWAIGVIMYILLSGNPPFYDDADEEDSDNRDKNLFLKILSGDYEFDSPYWDDISDSAKNLVASLMEVDQDQRLTAQEAIAHEWISGNAASDKNIKDGVCAQIEKNFAKAKWKKAVRVTTLMKRLRASEQGDSGASSLAAADPNTPSSASAAPAGSGDGVAASIKAALSEKAPDTQTATISPLPSAARQAVQPEPQARCNGDLPQMLPQEKGD; the protein is encoded by the exons ATGCCATTTGGTTGTCTGACACTCGGGGAGAAGAAGGATTACAACAGTCTCTCCGAGGTGACCGATAAATATGACCTCGGACAAATTGTCAAATC AGAGGAGTTTTGTGAGATATTCCGAGCGAAGGATAGGAACACCTTGAAAATGTACACCTGTAAAAAGTTCCACAAGAAGGATGGAAGGAAAGTGAGAAAAGCTGCCAAGAATGAGATAATGATCTTAAAGAT GGTAAAACATCATAACATCCTCCAGCTGGTTGATGCTTTTGAGACTAAGAAAGAGTACTTCCTTTTTCTGGAGCT CGCTACAGGCAGAGAAGTGTTTGACTGGATCTTAGATCAAGGCTACTATTCAGAGAGGGACACCAGTAATGTTATGAGGCAGGTGTTGGAAGCTGTAGCTTACCTGCACTCTCTGAAAATTGTCCACAGAAATCTGAAG CTGGAGAACTTGGTGTACTTTAATCGTTTGAAGCACTCCAAAATTGTTATCAGTGACTTCCAATTGGCAAAACTGGAAAATGGACTAATTAAGGACCCATGTGGGACTCCAGAATATCTAG cTCCCGAGGTGGTCGGGAGGCTGAGATATGGAAGACCTGTGGACTGTTGGGCCATAGGTGTCATcatgtatatact TTTGTCTGGGAACCCTCCTTTctatgatgatgctgatgaagaGGACTCTGACAATCGTGATAAGAACCTTTTTCTAAAGATTTTGTCAGGGGACTATGAATTTGATTCACCATATTGGGATGACATTTCAGATTCTG CCAAAAACTTAGTGGCATCTTTGATGGAAGTGGACCAAGATCAGAGACTGACTGCACAGGAAGCTATAGCTCATGAATG GATTTCTGGAAATGCTGCttcagacaaaaacatcaagGATGGTGTTTGTGCACAAATCGAAAAGAATTTTGCCAAAGCTAAATGGAAG AAAGCTGTTAGGGTGACCACCCTCATGAAGAGACTTCGAGCATCTGAGCAGGGTGATTCTGGGGCCTCCAGTCTTGCTGCAGCTGACCCAAACACACCCAGCAGTGCGTCTGCTGCTCCAGCCGGCAGCGGTGATGGTGTTGCTGCAAGCATAAAAGCTGCTCTTAGTGAAAAGGCTCCTGACACACAGACTGCCACCATCTCCCCCCTGCCCAGTGCAGCCAGACAGGCAGTGCAGCCAGAGCCACAGGCACGGTGCAACGGCGATCTTCCCCAAATGTTGCCCCAAGAAAAGGGGGATTAG